The genomic region GGTCTCGGCCCCTTCGGGGGCCGGGAAAACTACCCTTTGTCGCAAACTTATCGCAAAAGATCCTCTTATTTCTTTTTCGGTCTCTTATACCACTCGCCCTCCAAGGCCCAATGAAAGAAATGGCACTGATTATTTCTTTGTGAGCAAAGAAACCTTCCAGAAAATGATTGACGAAGGGGCCTTTCTTGAATGGGCTGAAGTTTACGGGAACTTTTACGGCACTGCCAAGGCCCAGGTAGAAAATGCCATTAAAGAAGGAAAAGACGTACTCCTTGATATAGACGTCCAAGGGGCCTTCCAGGTGCGTGAAAAACTCGGCCGTGATGCAGTGCTTGTCTTTGTGCTTCCACCAAGTTTTGAAACACTTTTTCAAAGGCTAAAAGCTCGTGGCACTGAAGATGAAATGACGCTTCGAAAAAGGCTTGCTGCTGCCAAAGAAGAAATTCTGCGAGCCAAGGCCTTTGATTATCTTGTGCTTAACGACAATCTCGAAGAAGCCTTTGAAGAGCTTTATTCCATTCTTCGCGCAGAAAGACAAAAGACCTTCAGACGCGAAGATTTGTTAGCGAGGTTTTTCTAATATGGCAGAGCTCATCTGGGGGATTAATCCAATCCTTGAATTATTGCGCACTAATCCTTCTCGCATCAAAGAAATTTACATTGCCAAAAAAGAACTACGCGGAAAGGTTTACCAAATAGTCGAAAAGGCCCGCAAAAACGAGATTCCAGTCAAAGTCAAAAAAGAATTCAAATTTCGCCTACCTGAAGATGCCAAAACACAGGGAGTTGTTGCCTTGGTCAAAGAATACGACTATGCCTCTTTAGATGAAATTCTTTCGAGGGCCAAGAAAAGCGATGATATGGGGCTCATCCTTGCGGTTGATGAGATAACAGATCCCCAAAATCTTGGTTCACTCATTAGAAGTGCAGTGGCTGCTGGTGCCCACGGGGTCATTATTCCTGAAAGAAGAGCTGCAGGTATCACAGGAACCGTGGTAAAGGCTTCTTCTGGAGCAGTGTCCCACATTCCGATTCACCAGGCCAAAAATCTTGGTCGGGTGCTAGAAGAATTAAAAGAAAAAAACTTCTGGGTAGCAGGCCTTGATGCCCACACCAAAACCACTATTTACCAGCTTGACTTAAGGCTTCCTTTGGTATGGGTGGTGGGAAGTGAAGGAAAAGGGCTTAGGCCTTCTATCCGAGAAAAATGTGATTTTTTAGCAGCGATTCCCATGCGTGGCAATATTGACTCTTTAAACGCTGCGGTAGCAGGTGCTATTGCCCTTTTTGAAACCATAAGACAGCGCTATTACTCCTGATGTTTAGCATTTATCGCAAGCTAGGCTATGTCTTGACTCCCCTTGTAAAACTAAAGGGGCTTTCCGCCTCACGCACCGGGACTCTTCCTCGGGCTGAGGTGTGGCTCCATGCTGCTTCTGTTGGCGAAGCAAACGTGGCTGCTGCTATTTTATACGAATTTTTGGCAATGAATCCGGGAACAAAAGTTCTTCTTACCTTGCAAACAAAAACCGGCGTCTTAAAGGCTAGAGAGCTTTTAAAAGACTATCCCGTGGCCATAAACCTTGCTCCGCTTGACCTGCCCTCTTTTGCCAGAAAGGCGGCCTCTTTGGTTAGGCCCCGTGTCTTCGCACTTATTGAAACAGAACTCTGGCCAAATTTAATTTACGAGAACCATCGCTTAGGAGCCAAGCTTTTTATTTTAAATGGCCGCATTTCCGCAAAAAGCTTCCCAAGATACCGTTATCTAACACCCCTTTTGCGTAAACTATTTAATTGTTTTACCCAGATAGCTGTGATTGGCCCTCGCGAGAAAAAAAGATTTTTAGCCCTCGGGGCACCTGAAAAA from Thermodesulfatator atlanticus DSM 21156 harbors:
- the gmk gene encoding guanylate kinase, which produces MRRGVVLVVSAPSGAGKTTLCRKLIAKDPLISFSVSYTTRPPRPNERNGTDYFFVSKETFQKMIDEGAFLEWAEVYGNFYGTAKAQVENAIKEGKDVLLDIDVQGAFQVREKLGRDAVLVFVLPPSFETLFQRLKARGTEDEMTLRKRLAAAKEEILRAKAFDYLVLNDNLEEAFEELYSILRAERQKTFRREDLLARFF
- the rlmB gene encoding 23S rRNA (guanosine(2251)-2'-O)-methyltransferase RlmB gives rise to the protein MAELIWGINPILELLRTNPSRIKEIYIAKKELRGKVYQIVEKARKNEIPVKVKKEFKFRLPEDAKTQGVVALVKEYDYASLDEILSRAKKSDDMGLILAVDEITDPQNLGSLIRSAVAAGAHGVIIPERRAAGITGTVVKASSGAVSHIPIHQAKNLGRVLEELKEKNFWVAGLDAHTKTTIYQLDLRLPLVWVVGSEGKGLRPSIREKCDFLAAIPMRGNIDSLNAAVAGAIALFETIRQRYYS